Proteins from one Microbacterium sp. Root553 genomic window:
- a CDS encoding pyridoxal phosphate-dependent decarboxylase family protein translates to MGAERMHAASAESTAIVDAVLDYSRRRMLAADVPLDKPQSPAELDRLVGTTITDGGLGSQRALSVFEHILAPACLTTSHPSYLSFIPTAPTIASIAFDLVVSASGLYGGSWLEGAGAVHAENEVLSFLASEFGLPDTAGGVFVQGGTIGNLSALVAAREAAKVALLEAGRELPRRWKIVCSVEAHSSNKSAAKVMDADVVLVPAGPDGVLRADAVREALREYGDEICAVVATGGSTNFGIVDDIAGIAALKDEFDFWLHIDGAYGLTAMLAPEARGVFAGVERADSVIVDPHKWLFAPFDCCALIYRDPDAGRRAHTQHAEYLDTLTDAGDFSPSDYSIQLTRRPRGLPLWFSLATYGVTAYREAVSATLALTQRIAAEIAARPELRLVRDPQLSVVVFEREGWERSDYDRWSDELLDSQRAFVVPSSHGGRPNTRFAILNPLTTFDDLVGILDTMK, encoded by the coding sequence ATGGGAGCAGAACGCATGCACGCGGCCTCGGCCGAATCGACGGCGATCGTCGACGCCGTGCTCGACTACTCGCGACGACGGATGCTCGCGGCCGACGTGCCGCTCGACAAGCCGCAGTCCCCGGCCGAGCTCGACCGTCTCGTCGGCACCACCATCACCGACGGCGGTCTCGGATCGCAGCGGGCACTCAGCGTGTTCGAGCACATCCTCGCGCCCGCGTGTCTGACGACGAGCCACCCGTCGTACCTGTCGTTCATCCCGACCGCGCCGACGATCGCCTCCATCGCCTTCGACCTCGTGGTCTCGGCATCCGGTCTCTACGGCGGGAGCTGGCTCGAGGGAGCCGGCGCCGTCCACGCCGAGAACGAGGTCCTCTCGTTCCTCGCCTCCGAGTTCGGGCTCCCCGACACGGCCGGCGGCGTCTTCGTGCAGGGCGGCACGATCGGCAACCTGTCGGCGCTGGTCGCGGCCCGCGAGGCCGCGAAGGTCGCACTGCTCGAGGCGGGCAGAGAGCTGCCGCGTCGGTGGAAGATCGTGTGCAGCGTCGAGGCGCACTCCTCGAACAAGTCGGCCGCGAAGGTCATGGACGCCGATGTGGTGCTCGTGCCTGCCGGCCCCGACGGCGTGCTGCGCGCGGATGCCGTGCGCGAGGCGCTGCGCGAGTACGGCGACGAGATCTGCGCGGTCGTGGCGACCGGTGGATCGACCAACTTCGGCATCGTCGACGACATCGCCGGCATCGCCGCTCTCAAGGACGAGTTCGACTTCTGGCTGCACATCGACGGGGCCTACGGGCTCACCGCGATGCTGGCTCCCGAGGCGCGGGGCGTCTTCGCCGGTGTCGAGCGCGCCGACTCGGTGATCGTCGATCCGCACAAGTGGCTGTTCGCCCCGTTCGACTGCTGTGCGCTCATCTACCGCGATCCCGATGCAGGGCGCCGCGCGCACACGCAGCACGCCGAATACCTCGACACCCTCACGGATGCGGGGGACTTCAGTCCGTCCGACTACTCGATCCAGCTGACGCGCCGCCCGCGCGGACTGCCGCTCTGGTTCTCCCTCGCGACCTACGGCGTCACCGCCTACCGCGAGGCCGTGAGCGCGACGCTCGCTCTCACCCAGCGCATCGCCGCCGAGATCGCCGCGCGTCCCGAACTGCGTCTCGTGCGCGATCCGCAGCTGTCGGTCGTCGTGTTCGAGCGGGAGGGCTGGGAGCGCTCCGACTACGACCGCTGGTCCGACGAGCTGCTCGACTCGCAGCGTGCGTTCGTGGTGCCGAGTTCGCACGGAGGGCGTCCGAACACCCGCTTCGCGATCCTCAATCCGCTCACGACGTTCGACGACCTCGTGGGCATCCTCGACACGATGAAGTAG
- a CDS encoding alpha/beta hydrolase has product MNSSAHAEESEHPKRARRPWHRAKIAVGLVVAVTAVIATVGAITPWPSAMVIRAVFTKGGDDTAAEMDRHVPDTKLTEQLDVAYGDAGADTTMDVFAPASASGPLPTVVWIHGGAWISGSKENVDPYLRILAAEGYTTIAVNYTIGPEGVYPLAVHQLNDALAYIDENAEELGVDPTRIVLAGDSAGAQLASQMATLITSTDYAEILDITPSLTPEQVVATVLNCGVYDLAALAQLDGIAGWGLKTSMWAYAGTKTWAEDSTGSTMSTVDWVTADFPTTYISGGNGDGLTWLQSIPMAKRLDALGVEVTTLFWPAPHEPALPHEYQFHLDMPDAQTALEQTIDFLHTHTTR; this is encoded by the coding sequence GTGAACAGCAGCGCGCACGCCGAAGAGTCCGAACACCCGAAGAGGGCCCGGCGCCCGTGGCACCGGGCGAAGATCGCCGTGGGACTCGTGGTGGCCGTCACCGCGGTGATCGCCACCGTCGGCGCGATCACCCCCTGGCCCTCCGCCATGGTGATCCGCGCGGTGTTCACGAAGGGCGGAGACGACACCGCCGCCGAGATGGACCGGCATGTGCCCGACACGAAGCTCACCGAGCAGCTCGACGTCGCCTACGGCGACGCGGGCGCCGACACGACGATGGACGTCTTCGCCCCGGCATCGGCCAGCGGCCCACTGCCCACCGTCGTGTGGATCCACGGCGGCGCCTGGATCTCCGGGTCGAAGGAGAACGTCGATCCGTACCTGCGCATCCTCGCCGCCGAGGGGTACACGACCATCGCCGTCAACTACACGATCGGCCCGGAGGGCGTGTATCCGCTCGCCGTCCACCAGCTCAACGATGCCCTCGCATACATCGACGAGAACGCCGAGGAGCTGGGCGTCGACCCGACCCGGATCGTGCTCGCGGGCGACTCGGCGGGCGCACAGCTCGCCAGTCAGATGGCGACGCTGATCACCAGCACCGACTACGCCGAGATCCTGGACATCACGCCGTCGCTGACGCCCGAACAGGTCGTGGCGACCGTGCTGAACTGCGGCGTCTACGACCTCGCCGCGCTCGCCCAGCTCGACGGCATCGCCGGCTGGGGGCTCAAGACGTCGATGTGGGCATACGCGGGCACGAAGACCTGGGCCGAGGATTCGACCGGATCCACCATGTCGACAGTCGACTGGGTCACCGCCGACTTCCCGACGACGTACATCTCGGGAGGGAACGGCGACGGACTCACCTGGCTGCAGTCGATCCCGATGGCCAAGCGCCTCGATGCACTGGGGGTCGAGGTCACGACCCTGTTCTGGCCGGCGCCCCACGAGCCGGCTCTTCCGCACGAGTATCAGTTCCACCTCGACATGCCCGACGCGCAGACGGCGCTGGAGCAGACGATCGACTTCCTGCACACGCACACGACCCGCTGA
- a CDS encoding TetR/AcrR family transcriptional regulator, whose protein sequence is MNDSAGSLRDLRKRETIRSLTDIARRLTVDHGFSGFTVEDVCAEAGISRRTFFNYFESKENAVFGFTEIDPRLLELDEEFVTMEGDLLDDFVGIMLRRWALLDPLSDAPALMSVIENEPRLLRGAFERLAENERRDVALIVRRVGESETLRAEVVVHMTGALVRMAVDQLLHHHSTESIDELVLRRLDIARTAFATAPDSAALPASAQNSAPTSAPKED, encoded by the coding sequence ATGAACGACAGTGCAGGTTCACTGCGAGATCTCCGCAAGCGCGAGACCATCCGCTCGCTGACCGACATCGCGCGACGACTCACGGTCGATCACGGCTTCTCGGGTTTCACGGTCGAAGACGTGTGCGCGGAGGCCGGCATCTCCCGTCGCACCTTCTTCAACTACTTCGAGAGCAAGGAGAACGCGGTCTTCGGCTTCACCGAGATCGATCCACGGCTGCTCGAGCTCGACGAGGAGTTCGTGACGATGGAGGGCGACCTGCTCGACGACTTCGTGGGGATCATGCTCCGTCGGTGGGCATTGCTCGACCCGCTGTCGGATGCTCCGGCGCTGATGTCGGTCATCGAGAACGAACCGCGACTGCTGCGAGGCGCCTTCGAGCGGCTGGCCGAGAACGAGAGACGCGACGTCGCGCTGATCGTCCGCCGCGTGGGGGAGAGTGAGACGCTGCGCGCCGAGGTCGTCGTGCACATGACCGGCGCGCTCGTGCGCATGGCCGTGGACCAGCTCCTCCACCACCACTCCACGGAGTCGATCGACGAGCTCGTCCTGCGACGGCTCGACATCGCGCGTACCGCGTTCGCGACAGCGCCCGACTCCGCAGCTCTCCCCGCATCCGCGCAGAACTCCGCACCGACCTCCGCCCCGAAAGAAGACTGA
- a CDS encoding MDR family MFS transporter: MSATATTDAPFLLTKRRIWIIFSALIAGMLLSSLDQTIVSTAMPTIVGELGGVDHQVWITTAYLLATTIVMPIYGKFGDVLGRRTLFLVAIALFTLASVGCAFAGDFWTFVVFRALQGLGGGGLMILSQAIIADIVPANERGKYMGPLGAVFGLSAVAGPLLGGFFVDHLTWQWAFYINIPVGIAAFIIALVALKLPSKKAEKPIDIFGVIFLSIATTCLIFFTDFGGDKEFGWSSTATWAWGAGLIVAATAFVITESRVQDPIIPLSLFRNPIFINATAIGLVLGIGMFAAIGFVPTFLQMSSGTSAAESGLLMIPMMVGLIGTSIFSGIAISKTGRYKIYPIVGTILTGIAMVSMTTLSADTPIWLICAFLFVFGAGLGLIMQVVVLVVQNAVPSHEIGTATSTNNYFREVGASLGTAVFGTLFTTRLTENLVGVFSGAGASADDAAQSAATIDPATLNALPDEVRDGIVTAYADALAPVFWYLVPFIVLALVLSLFLKQIPLSDQAGLVARGEAISGEEAERLEAEQRFGSGAGATSTATRPKTATGGTDDSGDDGQTDR; this comes from the coding sequence ATGTCCGCCACCGCCACCACGGACGCGCCGTTCCTGCTCACGAAGCGCCGCATCTGGATCATCTTCAGCGCCCTCATCGCCGGGATGCTGCTGTCCAGCCTCGACCAGACGATCGTCTCGACCGCGATGCCGACCATTGTCGGCGAGCTCGGCGGGGTCGACCACCAGGTCTGGATCACCACCGCGTATCTGCTCGCGACCACCATCGTGATGCCGATCTACGGCAAGTTCGGTGACGTGCTCGGGCGCCGCACCCTGTTCCTCGTCGCGATCGCCCTGTTCACGCTCGCGTCGGTCGGCTGCGCCTTCGCCGGCGATTTCTGGACGTTCGTCGTGTTCCGCGCACTGCAGGGTCTCGGCGGCGGCGGTCTGATGATCCTCTCGCAGGCGATCATCGCCGACATCGTGCCGGCCAACGAGCGCGGCAAGTACATGGGGCCGCTCGGTGCCGTCTTCGGCCTCTCGGCGGTCGCCGGTCCGCTGCTCGGCGGATTCTTCGTCGACCACCTGACGTGGCAGTGGGCGTTCTACATCAACATCCCCGTCGGCATCGCGGCCTTCATCATCGCGCTCGTCGCCCTGAAGCTGCCGAGCAAGAAGGCCGAGAAGCCGATCGACATCTTCGGTGTGATCTTCCTCTCCATCGCCACGACCTGCCTCATCTTCTTCACCGACTTCGGCGGCGACAAGGAGTTCGGCTGGTCGTCGACGGCCACCTGGGCGTGGGGTGCGGGGCTGATCGTCGCTGCCACCGCGTTCGTGATCACGGAGTCGCGGGTGCAGGACCCGATCATCCCGCTGAGCCTGTTCCGCAACCCGATCTTCATCAACGCCACCGCGATCGGCCTCGTGCTCGGCATCGGGATGTTCGCCGCGATCGGCTTCGTGCCGACCTTCCTGCAGATGTCGTCCGGCACGTCGGCCGCCGAGTCCGGACTTCTCATGATCCCGATGATGGTGGGACTGATCGGCACCTCGATCTTCTCGGGCATCGCGATCTCGAAGACCGGCAGGTACAAGATCTACCCGATCGTCGGCACGATCCTCACGGGGATCGCCATGGTCTCGATGACCACGCTCTCGGCGGACACCCCGATCTGGCTCATCTGCGCCTTCCTGTTCGTGTTCGGTGCCGGACTCGGTCTGATCATGCAGGTCGTCGTCCTGGTCGTGCAGAATGCGGTCCCCTCTCACGAGATCGGCACCGCGACGAGCACGAACAACTACTTCCGCGAGGTCGGCGCCTCGCTCGGCACCGCCGTGTTCGGCACGCTCTTCACGACGCGTCTGACCGAGAACCTCGTCGGCGTGTTCTCCGGCGCCGGAGCGTCGGCCGACGATGCGGCGCAGTCGGCCGCGACGATCGATCCGGCCACCCTCAATGCGCTCCCCGACGAGGTGCGCGACGGCATCGTGACCGCCTATGCGGATGCTCTGGCACCCGTGTTCTGGTACCTCGTGCCGTTCATCGTGCTGGCGCTCGTGCTCTCGCTCTTCCTGAAGCAGATCCCGCTCTCGGATCAGGCCGGTCTCGTGGCCCGCGGTGAGGCGATCTCGGGCGAAGAGGCGGAGCGGCTCGAGGCCGAGCAGCGGTTCGGGTCGGGCGCCGGCGCGACGTCGACGGCCACGCGACCGAAGACGGCGACCGGAGGCACCGACGACAGCGGTGACGACGGGCAGACGGATCGCTGA
- a CDS encoding TetR/AcrR family transcriptional regulator — MPTPDRTSLEAIIAAGREILDATGPASVTMQAVATKVGVRAPSLYKRVRDREALLSAIAASAIDELTARLDATDADITEIAQAYRGFAQQHPEAFRLMFSTAAPHDALQRSAAPLIRATTALVGEDDALDAARLFTAWATGFLQMELSGAFRLGGDVDRAFDYGLRRLIAGLST, encoded by the coding sequence ATGCCGACACCAGACCGGACCTCACTCGAGGCGATCATCGCCGCGGGCCGCGAGATCCTCGACGCCACCGGCCCCGCGAGCGTCACGATGCAGGCCGTCGCCACGAAGGTGGGCGTTCGCGCCCCGTCGCTCTACAAGCGGGTGCGCGACCGCGAGGCCCTCCTCTCCGCCATCGCCGCTTCCGCGATCGACGAGCTCACCGCACGCCTCGACGCGACAGACGCCGACATCACCGAGATCGCGCAGGCCTACCGCGGTTTCGCCCAGCAGCATCCGGAGGCCTTCCGCCTCATGTTCAGCACGGCCGCGCCGCACGACGCCCTGCAGCGCTCAGCCGCACCGCTCATCCGCGCGACCACGGCACTCGTCGGCGAGGACGACGCGCTCGACGCCGCCCGCCTCTTCACCGCGTGGGCGACGGGATTCCTGCAGATGGAGCTGTCGGGCGCCTTCCGTCTCGGCGGCGACGTCGACCGGGCGTTCGACTACGGCCTGCGGCGACTCATCGCCGGGCTCAGCACATGA
- a CDS encoding MBL fold metallo-hydrolase: protein MKLAPHLHRLGNDIVASYLIDLPEGITLIDAGLPGHWKDLQRELAELGRPMSDIRGLVLTHGDGDHIGFAERLRREAGVPVFIHAADAHRVRTGEKPKTPMGPARIGPMLGFLAYGLRKNAMRTPHVAEVTEVADGVVLDLPGSPVVIGMPGHSPGSIAVHVPAADAVFVGDALTTRHVLTGRTGAQPAPFTDEPAAALASLDRLAAVSASWVLPGHGAPWQGSPADIAAAVRAAG, encoded by the coding sequence ATGAAGCTCGCACCGCACCTGCACCGACTCGGCAACGACATCGTCGCCTCCTACCTCATCGATCTGCCCGAGGGGATCACCCTCATCGACGCCGGTCTCCCCGGCCACTGGAAAGACCTGCAGCGCGAACTCGCCGAGCTGGGGCGCCCGATGTCCGACATCCGCGGACTCGTGCTGACCCACGGCGACGGCGACCACATCGGATTCGCCGAGCGCCTGCGCCGCGAGGCCGGGGTGCCGGTGTTCATCCACGCCGCCGACGCCCACCGGGTGCGCACCGGCGAGAAGCCGAAGACGCCGATGGGACCGGCTCGGATCGGGCCGATGCTCGGCTTCCTCGCCTACGGGCTCCGCAAGAACGCGATGCGCACCCCGCACGTCGCCGAGGTCACCGAGGTCGCGGACGGAGTCGTCCTCGACCTCCCCGGATCCCCGGTCGTGATCGGCATGCCAGGACACTCGCCCGGGAGCATCGCGGTGCACGTGCCGGCCGCGGATGCCGTGTTCGTCGGTGATGCGCTGACGACCCGTCACGTGCTCACCGGGCGGACCGGCGCACAGCCGGCCCCGTTCACCGACGAGCCTGCCGCCGCGCTCGCATCGCTCGACCGGCTGGCCGCCGTCTCGGCATCCTGGGTGCTGCCGGGCCATGGCGCACCGTGGCAGGGATCGCCCGCCGACATCGCCGCGGCCGTGCGCGCGGCGGGCTGA
- a CDS encoding cysteine hydrolase family protein: protein MTDVAERRPADAPWLVVIDPQAIFASADSAWGSPSFADAMPRIRALADHFGDRVIVTRWMPTADRTTSWGAYFAAWPFADQSPDDPLFALVPDAVGLSPHATLDLPTFGKWGHEIEAIVGCGAHVVLTGVATDCCVISTALAAADAGARVTVVADACAGSTAENQAAALHIMGLYPPQITVSDTAAVLAGR from the coding sequence GTGACGGATGTCGCGGAGCGACGCCCGGCCGACGCCCCCTGGCTCGTCGTGATCGACCCGCAGGCGATCTTCGCGTCTGCGGACTCCGCCTGGGGGTCGCCGTCCTTCGCCGACGCGATGCCCCGCATCCGCGCGCTCGCCGACCACTTCGGCGACCGCGTGATCGTGACGCGGTGGATGCCGACGGCGGACCGCACCACCTCGTGGGGCGCGTACTTCGCCGCCTGGCCGTTCGCGGATCAGTCGCCCGACGATCCGCTGTTCGCCCTCGTTCCCGATGCGGTCGGCCTCTCGCCGCATGCGACCCTCGATCTGCCGACGTTCGGCAAGTGGGGCCACGAGATCGAGGCCATCGTGGGGTGCGGCGCACACGTCGTGCTGACCGGTGTCGCCACGGACTGCTGCGTGATCTCGACAGCGCTGGCCGCCGCGGATGCCGGAGCCCGCGTCACGGTCGTCGCCGACGCGTGCGCGGGATCGACCGCCGAGAATCAGGCCGCAGCGCTGCACATCATGGGGCTCTATCCCCCGCAGATCACGGTCAGCGACACCGCCGCGGTGCTCGCCGGGCGGTGA
- a CDS encoding purine-cytosine permease family protein, whose product MTDIKPALIERAGIEIIPETERTATPRDLFWPWFAANVSVFGMSYGSFVLGFGISFWQATLVSVIGIVVSFLLCGLIAIAGKRGSAPTMVLSRAAFGVQGQKVPGIVSWLTSIGWETFLAITAVLATATIITQLGGDGESIALKITAALIVAALIVAASVLGYHTIMRMQSVLTWVTGAVTVLYIVLAAPTIDIATVLSRPDGGIGQVIGALVMVMTGFGLGWINIAADWSRYQKRTASDGAIVAWNTIGGSVAPVILVIFGLLLAGSNDELMSAIAADPIGALATILPVWVLVPFLLTAVLALVSGAVLGIYSSGLTLLSLGIRIPRPSAAAIDGVILTIGTIYVVFFATDFLGPFQSFLITLGVPLASWAGILIADILRRRKDYDESALFDSRGRYGAWDWTSIGTMVVTSVIGWGLVLNGFADAAPWNNWQGYLLFLVGGVDGDWAYANLGVFFALVLSFVVTYFARAAKIRRQEHTA is encoded by the coding sequence ATGACGGACATCAAGCCTGCTCTCATCGAGCGCGCGGGCATCGAGATCATCCCCGAGACCGAGCGCACGGCGACGCCGCGCGACCTGTTCTGGCCGTGGTTCGCGGCCAACGTGTCGGTGTTCGGGATGTCGTACGGATCGTTCGTGCTCGGCTTCGGCATCTCGTTCTGGCAGGCGACGCTCGTGTCGGTCATCGGCATCGTCGTGTCGTTCCTGCTGTGCGGGCTCATCGCCATCGCCGGCAAACGCGGCTCCGCCCCCACCATGGTCCTGTCGCGCGCCGCCTTCGGCGTGCAGGGTCAGAAGGTGCCGGGCATCGTCTCGTGGCTGACCTCGATCGGCTGGGAGACGTTCCTCGCGATCACGGCCGTGCTGGCGACCGCGACGATCATCACGCAGCTCGGCGGCGACGGCGAGAGCATCGCCCTGAAGATCACGGCCGCCCTCATCGTCGCGGCACTGATCGTCGCCGCGTCCGTGCTCGGCTATCACACGATCATGCGGATGCAGTCGGTGCTCACCTGGGTCACCGGCGCTGTGACGGTGCTCTACATCGTGCTCGCCGCGCCGACGATCGACATCGCGACGGTGCTGTCCCGGCCGGACGGCGGCATCGGCCAGGTGATCGGAGCCCTCGTCATGGTGATGACCGGGTTCGGCCTCGGCTGGATCAACATCGCCGCCGACTGGTCGCGGTATCAGAAGCGCACCGCATCCGATGGAGCGATCGTCGCCTGGAACACGATCGGCGGCTCGGTCGCACCCGTGATCCTCGTGATCTTCGGGCTGCTGCTCGCGGGCTCGAACGATGAGCTCATGAGCGCGATCGCGGCCGACCCGATCGGCGCGCTCGCGACGATCCTGCCGGTCTGGGTGCTCGTGCCGTTCCTGCTCACCGCCGTGCTCGCGCTCGTCTCGGGCGCCGTGCTCGGCATCTACTCGTCGGGCCTCACGCTGTTGAGCCTCGGCATCCGCATCCCCCGCCCGTCGGCCGCGGCCATCGACGGGGTGATCCTCACGATCGGCACGATCTACGTCGTGTTCTTCGCCACGGACTTCCTCGGCCCCTTCCAGAGCTTCCTCATCACACTCGGCGTTCCGCTGGCCTCATGGGCCGGCATCCTGATCGCCGACATCCTGCGCCGCCGGAAGGACTACGACGAGTCCGCCCTGTTCGACAGCCGGGGACGGTACGGTGCCTGGGACTGGACCTCGATCGGCACCATGGTCGTCACCAGCGTGATCGGCTGGGGCCTCGTGCTCAACGGTTTCGCGGACGCGGCACCCTGGAACAACTGGCAGGGGTACCTGCTCTTCCTCGTCGGCGGTGTCGACGGGGACTGGGCCTACGCCAACCTGGGCGTGTTCTTCGCCCTCGTGCTGTCGTTCGTCGTCACCTACTTCGCGCGGGCGGCGAAGATCCGCCGTCAGGAGCACACCGCGTGA
- a CDS encoding M18 family aminopeptidase, whose protein sequence is MPVTPDALIHAEDLADFVAASPSSYHAAAETARRLEDAGFERLREEDAWEVTPGGRYLVVRDGATIAWTLPADAVATTPAHIFGAHTDSPGFKLKPQPTTGSRGWLQAAVEVYGGPLLNSWLDRELRLAGRLALADGRVVLADTGALLRLPQLAVHLDRGVNNNGLALDKQAETQPVWGLGDASDADVLAELAASADVSAADIRGYDVVIADSARGTVFGRDDAFFASGRLDDLASVHAGVVALERAGSAESGPIAVLAAFDHEELGSNSRSGAAGPFLEDVLGRVYDALGADSSQRRRALASSWCLSSDVGHSVHPNYAQKHDPVVQPVLGSGPILKLNANQRYATDALGSAAWREWCDTAGVVTQEFVSNNNVPCGSTIGPITATRLGIRTVDVGIPILSMHSARELAGVSDLHDLTRVAGAFFAG, encoded by the coding sequence GCCCGACGCCTGGAGGACGCCGGCTTCGAGCGTCTGCGCGAGGAGGACGCATGGGAGGTGACGCCCGGCGGGCGCTACCTCGTCGTGCGCGACGGGGCGACCATCGCCTGGACCCTGCCGGCGGATGCGGTCGCGACCACCCCCGCTCACATCTTCGGCGCGCACACCGACTCCCCCGGGTTCAAGCTCAAGCCGCAGCCCACCACCGGATCGAGAGGCTGGCTGCAGGCCGCGGTCGAGGTGTACGGCGGTCCGCTGCTGAACTCCTGGCTCGACCGCGAGCTGCGCCTCGCCGGACGCCTCGCCCTCGCCGACGGCCGCGTCGTGCTCGCCGACACGGGCGCGCTGCTGCGCCTGCCGCAGCTCGCCGTGCACCTCGACCGCGGCGTCAACAACAACGGCCTCGCCCTCGACAAGCAGGCCGAGACGCAGCCGGTCTGGGGGCTGGGCGACGCGTCCGACGCCGACGTGCTGGCGGAGCTCGCCGCGTCGGCCGATGTGTCGGCAGCGGACATCCGCGGATACGACGTCGTGATCGCCGACTCCGCACGCGGCACGGTGTTCGGTCGGGACGACGCGTTCTTCGCCTCGGGGCGCCTCGACGATCTCGCCTCGGTGCACGCCGGTGTCGTCGCCCTCGAGCGCGCGGGGTCGGCCGAATCCGGCCCGATCGCGGTGCTCGCGGCCTTCGACCACGAGGAGCTCGGCTCGAACTCGCGCTCCGGAGCCGCCGGGCCCTTCCTAGAGGACGTGCTGGGCCGTGTCTACGACGCGCTCGGCGCCGACTCGTCGCAGCGCCGCCGAGCGCTGGCCTCGTCGTGGTGCCTGTCGAGCGATGTCGGGCACTCGGTGCACCCGAACTACGCGCAGAAGCACGACCCCGTGGTGCAGCCCGTGCTCGGGTCCGGTCCGATCCTCAAGCTCAACGCCAACCAGCGCTACGCCACGGATGCTCTCGGCTCCGCCGCCTGGCGCGAGTGGTGCGACACGGCCGGTGTCGTCACGCAGGAGTTCGTGTCGAACAACAACGTGCCGTGCGGGTCGACCATCGGCCCGATCACGGCGACGCGTCTCGGCATCCGCACCGTCGATGTGGGCATCCCGATCCTCTCGATGCACTCCGCGCGGGAGCTCGCCGGCGTCTCGGACCTCCATGACCTGACGCGCGTCGCGGGGGCGTTCTTCGCCGGCTGA